The region acagaacttcctattttgattttggccaatcctctacttttttttgtctgagaaGTCATTAAATATAACAACAAAGTCACAAAGTTGATAACAGTGGGTTGAAGTGGGATGCGAAGGTAAATAAGATTGATTTCACTTGTATCGGCCAATtacccaaaattaaggaaatcatgGTAGATTTATCGGTACACCCCTAATTTTAAGCTTATTTGATGCTGGCACATGACAATGACACAagaaaagctcagaaattttacCTCATGCCAACGAACTGCAATCACATCTGTTTAAACTGTAATTCTACTGCTGCTACTTCTGTCTAGTTTTTTCATGCCACACCTATTGAGTGTTTGTCTATCCTGGACGATGGAACTGCACTGATCTTCCTGAGGTTTACCCTGTTTTGTTGTTCCTTTCAAAGTTACTCCTTAATTACAACTAGAGTGGTCAGCCCAACTGGGACAAAGACTTGCGTTGAGGAAATGTTGTAAATTATTTGAAGTATTGTGTTGTGGATAACTTGTAGTAACTTGTAGACTCCAtctaagaagaagaaaacaaaacgatCTTGACGTGTGATACTAAGAACAATGAGATAAACTTATTTTATCAGAACCCACTCATGCAAATTGGATTTTCCTTCAGGGTTTTGAGTGTTATTCATCTTTAAATCCAACATAATCTCACTTTGATGAAGGCCGTGTTAATGGTGGCTTTGTTTCTTTGAGGGATTCATGTGCACCACGTCAATTTTCTGAGATTTCTCAGATACTACTAGGTATTTGTGAAAGTTTCTTCTTCATTTGGTCTAAATGTTATagtcatttgaaataaaagctgTATTTGACAAACCAACCATACACTTGGACTGGCTGCAGAGTTTTGCTCTACTGATTTACAGTGATGACCTTTTGCTTGGAGGGCGCCACACTCTCCTTTCTTTTCATTGCTTACATTTCTCTCACTTGCACATATCTTTCTTCGACCCGTTTACCCATTTCACCAGACGACATCACCATGGTGATATGCCCTGGTATTGGTAACCATAGCGAGAAGCACTACATCCGGACCTTCGTGGACTACGCCCAGAAAGACGGATACAGGTGTGCCGTGCTGAACCACCTGGGTGCTCTTCCCAACATCGAGCTCACGTCTCCACGCATGTTCACTTATGGTGAGAACGAAGAGCTTCTTACAGTCTACTTATTTGTGATGTTAAACCCTGAGAGGAatcagattttctattttttattgtttggtcTTAACCACTCCTCTTATTTTGGGTCAGAAATTAAATTCTGAAGAACAATAACATTGCTTTATCATTTTTAGTCCTTTCTCATATCAAAGACTTGTTCGTATTTAGATATGTGCTACACTTCATGCCATTATTGGTACATTATTTGAAGCTAAAACATGTAACTCAAGAGCAgtatgtgaaaaaagaaatagattCCTGCAAGTGcagaaatagaaattaaatacatttgttcagAGAATATAAGTGTGGTACCTTGAGCTAAGGGCACCTTGAGCTAGAAGTGCTGAGCAGAAAATAATGTGGTTCGCTGCTGAAGCGTGGCCGCATTTATTGATCAGTAACTCTATAGTCGCTCTCTTCCAGGGTGCACTTGGGAGTTTGCAGCAATGGTTGGCTACATTAAGAGGGCATATCCTCAGACCCAGCTGATCGTTGTGGGCTTCAGTCTGGGTGGGAACATCGTTTGCAAGTTCCTGGGTGAGAACAGGGTGAACCAGGAGCGAGTGCTGTGCTGCGTGAGCGTCTGTCAGGGCTACAGCGCTCTCAGGTGGGTCTCAGTCCTCTTGTCTGCTGACTAAATGAATTGTTTCATCAAAGCCATTTTGAAACACCAGTACTTCCACATTCCCAGGTCCAGGATGATTTCAAGAATAACACAGAAGCTTGCATAATATAGTCACATGTGCAGGCATGTAGTCAGCTGTTTAATCTGTCAAATCTCCGATCATCATCATGATCATCATAATTAGTACATTCTTTCATCCTGAAGTTCATCTCTGACACGTTTCTTGACTTGAGCTGTTTCTGTGGTCAACCATGCACACCAAAAGAACCACAGAACCGGAACAGTTCATGCTCTGcagtttcagctgcttttagtGTGGATGGGTTCAGTGTTATCAAAACATACACTGTGAATATGCTCTAAGTACTGAGGACGCTGGGTATTTGTTCTTTGTGTGCTCACGTCTTGAAAAAGGAcgtttacatttattatttttcaatgcCTCTTCAGACCTAATTGCTacatatttctcattttctcttaGGGCTCAGGAAACATTCCTACAGTGGGATCAGTTCAGACGGTTCTACAATTTCCTCATGGCagacaacatgaagaaaattatCCTGTCACACAGGTGTGGTAGCTGCAGTATATTCACTTTTCTCTgtactgaaaagttatttgctGGTAATCTCATACCAGCAAATAACTGGTACTGTGTTGTTATGACATGAACTATTTAAGGTTTGTGCCTTTTTAAAACTCTGGTTAAGCCTTTTGGATACAACTCATTGTAATAATGCCAATTCCTAGTGGATGTGATTTAGAAATTTGATAGTAAGTAGAAGTACAAAATATATCCATCTTGACTCgcaatgaaattgttttttcaccttttaaacTACAGGCACAGTCTGTTTGGGGAAAGCttactgaaaaagtttgaagCAGATCTCAATCGACTGTACATAGCAACATCCCTCACGCAGATTGACGACAACATCATGAGGTGTGGATAACAGCTTACTTCCTGTTCAGGGACGTTACTGGGTGTCTTGTTGTGACGCTCGTTTCTTTTCGTGTTTCAACAGAAAGTTCCACGGCTACAGCTCTCTCAAAGAGTACTATGAAAAGGAGAGCTGTGTACATTATATCCACAATGTAAGAACCGCTCCAGTAATTCCCTGATTTTCccttctgtctgtttttgtatttgtgttttatgtgtggAAATTTGTGCTATAACCTACAGGTGGATGTGCCACTGCTGCTGGTAAACGCTGCAGACGATCCTCTGGTTCATGACTCGCTGCTTGCTATCCCTCGCACATTAGCAGGTAACTTTCAGCTAACTATAGTCCACTACAACATAAGCTAAAGTCCATGAAGACATGGATGAACGGCCATGGATGTTCTGAATCTATTGGGTTGAGTTCTCACcttaaactgatttaaaaacacctttatgataaattaaagtAGAGACTGAGACAATTTTTCTCGTCCAACATCACTATCACTTACATACGGTACTGAACTTTGTGAAAAGCCTTCTTAAAAGAGTTGAAGTCGTTACGGCTGCAAGTCATCCAGTCAAGTAAATATATCTTCTATAATTGGTCTCAGTTACACTGGCAATGTGGAATATTGAAATCGATATAATAATTCATTATCTGCagacaaattattttcatttctaagTACAAATTAGATTAGACCTTTCTCTAGTTAAGCAGTTGCGTGCTGAGGTTTATTTGGTAGCTCCAGACGAACAAATCATGGCAGTATCAAGGTGAACGACGGCGAAGTCACAAAGTGTGGCACTATGTTGTCCTCAAGCCATTTTAAATTCACAGAACGTGTTGGGCCTGTCTGACAGACGGCTGCTGTTGATTCcttaaataagtttttaaagaaacatttttgcagctCCACATTTGTTGGGAGGGCCAGGGTGGAGCATCCAGTCTAAGTAATGGTTTCTGATGTGTAGTCATTCTTGACGTAAAGACTGACTGGCTGTACTTTCCAtcaactttcattttgtttagtctGTTCTATATTTACCATTACCAAATTCTTGAGTATTTTAGAAATGGAAAATTCTCCATGCAGGAGTCCTGACATGGACTCCTGCATTTACCGAGAGGAGTTGCTCTTTAAACTCAGAGGCAAGTGGAATATCTGGTGTTTGCCCATAGATGTGAAAGTGTTTCTGACTCACAGCTAGCGGGTAGAGGTTGACCAGCAATACTGGTCGGGAACAACATGCCCATATGttcagttcttctttttttaaaaccgtGAGCTGTTCTCCAGAGCATGTTGTACCCACCTGTGACGCGGTGTCTGGTGAGCCGGTGTGTTGAAGGTCTTGGAGAGAGCGTGTGTTTGTCCACGAGTCGCTCAGCAACTGTCACGCTGAGTGGTGAAAGCCCAGTGGGATCTTAATCACTATTCATCCACAGCATGCTACCCCACTAACCCAGATAAGGTcagaagaatgaaagaaaaccagTCCAGCTCTTTTCATGAGACCACTCTGGCCGGTTGTCAACAGCTGCATCTCTCTGCAACTAACAGAAAGAGATTAATGGTTGTTTCAGAGTGTGCATAAGGGATACTTTAAATATATGTCTGAACATATAAAGCTAGCATGAAAACACTGTTTGGTATTGATAGAATGTAATAAAATCGAAATAACCACCTTAGGAGAAACTCCCTCTTTATGGAGAGCAACCTGCCACTAACATTTACATCATTTACCCCAAATTGTGAACATATCAAGAATAACCTTGATGGATTCATGGATTCTTattagaaaaagacaaacacacaaacttctATGTGAGAAGCATGTACTTTTAAGATGTCTTCCATTTAAAACGCTAGTCTTACAATGGGATTATTCATGACAGAGTTTCTATCTAAGTCTTATGCAGAAGaggacattttattaatttattccattttaaacGTTTAGTTGTAGAGTACCCTAACCTTTCTGTGTACTTGTATTAATTTGCTTagtccaattttttatttactatcAAATGACTTCAATAAACTTGATTTAGTAATGTCAATAAACACCCTgctcttgttaaaaaaaaaaaaaaaaaatctacagaagTCTACACAACACAACTCTTGACCCATTTGTTTGTTGAAGATGGACAGGTAGAGGTGTCCAATGGTGTATtgtgaaaaccaaacaaacgTCCGAAATCGACAGCCTGCGAGACCTGTTAGTCAAGGCAAACCTTCTTAgctggtttatttaaaaaattgcttcAAGACAAAAAGTGTGCTGGCTGTTCTGTAATACAATTTCTATTCAAGCTGAACACAGGGCAAACATGGCTGCGCTTTCAGTCAGAGACATAGAATCGTCCCCGATGGTGGTGATGAAACACGTAGAGGTCTTAACGTCTTCTCTGTGTCGTCCTCTAGCAAAGAAGCCGAACGTGATCTTCGCCCTGACGCTTCACGGAGGCCACCTGGGCTTCTTCGAGGGCGACGTGCTTTTCCCTCAGCCCCTCACCTGGATGGACAAAGTGATCGTGGGCTACGCCAACGCCATGTGCCAGTGGGAGAAACAGAAAGCGCCCTGCCAAGCCACCCACCTCACCGGGAGCTCCTGCGTAGAGGCAAAAGCCTAAGCCTCTgtaactctctctctctttctcattcTTGATTTAAACATCTCACACTTTGCAGCGCCACGGTTCCAACACGGCACTGAGGAGACACTTTAAACTGCTCTTTGTCTCTGCCTTCTCCTCTGGTGCTACTCACCActtccagacacacacacacgccttttACACCCATTTGAACCCACCATCACCTTACATGGTGTGGACAACAATAACaaccacagaaaaagaaacaaactgccTTCACTTCAGAGCTGGAACCTTTTGTCACTCTCCATACAAACAGCGGTGACGCTCGGGTTAATGGATGCATAGACCAAATATAATAAAAGATCAAAGTTTAGCTGACTTTAATTGGAAAGAAATGCCAGTATGACATAGGTGGGGGGTTTTAACCAATGAGAAACAAGCACATAAGAAGTCATAGAAAGTAAGGTCAGTGCGACTGCCGGTGCCTATTTACTGCACCCATAAGAAGCTCACTGCTTATCACCGCCAAGCCCATAGAGCCTAGTCTGCTGTATTTGTAGTGTGTGTGAGCTGGGAGATGTTAAGAGTACATCTGCATGTGTCTGGGTCACCAATGATGGGACGTagagtcttttttgttttaagcaaatTATCCTTTCATgggctgttgttttttttttccgatGACCTATTGTTTGTTGcgcagtagaaaaaaaaaaaaaaatagaattacCCTGGGATTTTTCTGCATCACTTGCAGCTCATAACAGCCTCCGGCTGctcatgtttgttgtttaaaatcGAACTTTAGCGTTTTCTCTGCAAACATGACCGGGAGCAAACCACAAGATGAGAAGAAACCCACATTCCCTCACGCACATTCTACCACTTTAATTCAGTGTACTTTGCACCCCGAATGCCACGATGTTTTGCGGATGTGTGAGTATTGCGTTTAGTAACGGTTTAGCTGTCCTTTGACAAATATGAAGAGTTAAAGGGATGATAACAGGCGGTTACATGACTCACTTTGCTCCCCAGAAAGTGTCTCTTGAGCCCTCTTACTTCCTGTTACCTTTGATCAGCTGCAGGTTCAGCAGTCGGACTTGGTCCTCTGATTACGACCAAACGatgtagaaaaacacaaactgatccAATGAGGTGCagaagttttgttgttgttttttgtttgttttttttacttctgtgaGCTGTGAGGTTTGGTGAGTAGGAGGGCTAAAGATACCCAGGCTGAACCAACCTTTTACTTTATTGGATTGCGATTGCCCTGTATGTATATTCAGGTGAAGGAGGCTGCTTGTCAGAAGGAAAATAGCTTTCAGTtctttttgagtattttttttttctttcagccgACGTATTTAAGAgcttattgtatttatttatgttttctttccaccacCATACTGTGTTTAAAGTGTTGGAAGCGCCACAGCACGATGTCAAAATCAAATTGTAAGTGCTGGGACGTGTGGATCTGTCACAACCAGGATCTGTGTTCAAAGTTAACACAAACCTTGTTGTAAGGGCTCAGGAAGCTTCTGTCAGCGCTTCATCCAGACTGGGAACCCTGTGGTtgaaaagctgctgctgaacactGTGACGATGAGACACATGGGTGGTTTGAAATGATGATGTGAATGACAACAGTGCCTTTTGTTAAGCTGTAAGAATCAAAACCGGTCCATGCCgaacttcattttatttactcagGTAAACTAACTGAGCTGCTAGAATAACAcgtatggttaaaaaaaaaagtttatattttgagcctttaactttttaattctCTGTAGACAGTGTGTAGTTTAGCTTTTTCTCTTCATTGCTTTAATAGTCTTGACTAAAATTGGCTGTGATTAAGCGCTAAGCTCATCTGTAAGTCTATACATTTCCACAAAGTATATATACTCAGAACAGATGTTATAAATTCCAGATAGTAATCTCACCACTATGATGATCAGACCCAACTTTCAGTGAGGAGAAAATTGAAAGAGAGATTGACCAGAATCGGAACGTATTCAACTAGACAAATCTCCAATATCTTTACTTTTTCTAATGTGTACTCAGCCACATCAGTTGTTCTTCGCCTCTAATGGCACTGTTGCCATCTGCTGTCAGGGAGATGTAACTACAACTCCCAGACTTTCATACCTGTCGTCTTCTCATCCACCCACAGTCTTGCTGCATGGTTTCACCTGTCCACAGCTCTCGTTTCTTACTAAGCAGACGTTATTTTGGGGTTCTTCAGGCTCACTGAAGGGTCGTCACCAGCACTAACCCAGATTCTGCACTAAAAGCCATTTGGTATTCTTTTTAAGGCCTCTCTCCAACTTTGCACAAAACTACATGCTTGGATGTATTATTTAGATCTTTTTgtgtatattatttttcttgttttgtattttgtatttccattttgtcactttttcttttgttagttGCTTGGTAAACGCAGCAGAGTTTGCGTCTTGTGTAAATGGGAGAATACTGTGTCATTTCAATACCTCTGATCGTCAATTACCAAAAATTTAAGAACAGAAAAAGGTGAATTAGAtggactttattattttttttaaagggaccAGTAATATAAATATCATGGCAATAACCAGTcagggatgtttttttctttttttgacactATTGAGATTTTAAAAGGGGCAAAACTATTATACCAAACATGCCGTACACATCGGGGTAATTTTGTAATAAGTTGTGAAATCTAAAAAGTTCTGATGTAAGATATTTATCCTAACGCCAGTGCTTCAGGAGTCAGGATTCTGCACTCATATTTACTTGCTTGCAAACAAACACATCATTTATCCCCGATtgctttaaatatataaaaacacaaacaatcgCTAGGCTGTATGATGGTTGCTCATTGTGTTCCTTTAAacacttttcctttctttctttattaaaaagtcAGTCAGCCTAAAACACATGGGTAAAAACATACAGGTATCTTTATGCagctttaatttagtttttttttttttgagtatggTATAAGTAGTGTGGTGACAGCTTGAAGGGACCTGCACAGTCACACAACACGGTGTACTCTAAGACTGGACACTGgctattttgttttggttttttaaaaagaaaaccagtgGAGTGTGTGATCTAATTGTGAGGAAACATGGTTATTGTgttcttaaataaattattttctcaaatGAAGAAAGATTctcctttcattttgtttcctcaGCATATTGTGTGAAATGAGGTCTAACACACTTAGCTTAATGtttcagaaagaagaaaataaaaaaccctaAGTCTGAGGAAAGTGGATCAAAGGACTGAGAAATAATTAAACCATGAGGTTTTTATAAAGCAGTGATCATTCattgaaaaaagtattttcagagTTGAATAATTGAGTTACTGATATGATTAATTGTGGAATGGTATAATTTATTACAGTGCTAATGAGAGCTATGGTTATCTTCtgtaaaaaaagagtaaaactgTATTAAGCTtcacaaatatttctttctaaGAGCATAAAAAAAGTCCAGGAATTTGATTTTGAATTCCAGGAAACTAAACTCATTCAGATTCCACTTATCGTATCTTTAGGAGAAACGTATGCATTTCTGTATTTACTACATTTAGTAGAAGTACAGTAGTTCCAGTCAAAAAACTCATGGTAGAAATTTAGCCTGAGGTGACGCATGGGGAAGAAAAGTGGCTCATTAATGTGGGTGAGGATAGACTAAACATGGttaatggcaaaataataaagaaaaaaaactcttttggTGTAAACTGGGTTTATTGCTACACTCAAGTTAAATGAAATATGAGGTTAGCAGATTTAAACAACCTAACATTTACAGAACTACTGACGTGTCTtggagcaaatattttttttccagctcaatgcaagaaaaaacaacagaggaggAAAGAAGTTTGCTTAAGTGAAAACATGGCTGCTGATAAATGGAAATTTTCTGAAGGCACCACACTGATCTAAGGCAAATCCACTCCCTTGTTATTAGGAATAATATTCATAAAGTCCAACTGATTATTGTAAAgcacaaaaatctgaaagacGGCAACTTCTGCACTCAGGATTCATTTTACCCAGGGTTAGCCTTATGCATCTGACATTTAAGGCAgacaaaatcaaaccaaatttatCTGATTGTTTGAACCATAACGCCACCATGCAGCGTTCCTTCCCCCACTCAACAACATATAATATCGGTGCCTTGCAGTATAAACAAAACGTAGGAATTATTCTCTATGATATCTAGGCGTCATTTCCCCTCTATTTATACATTAATCTTATCTGCAGACTGACCTCTGCTCCTTTTATGCTCTCATATGCTTCAGTTAAAAAACGTGGGAATGTTCTTTCAGAGAGCAGTGTCTTCGGAGCCAAAGAGTTGGGTTGCGATGCCTTGATAGTCGGCCACTGGGGCTTTTCCATCGAAATCTGACGGCAGGATGTCTGCATCAAATTCTTTAAAGTAGCCTTCCAGCTCTTCACCGTGAACAAAGACCTGTGGAGCATCAAGGGAAGTATTAAACAATCCTTAAACGAATTTAGTAAACCCACTGAATAAAGAGCAGGTTTGTGTGTCTTTGTTCGTACCCTTTCCAGCAGCTTGGCCTTCATGAAGGGTTTGACCACGTTGTAGGTCGTGGTGAAGTACCAGGGCTGGTGGATAACATGGACTGCCTTGAAGCGCGCAGGAAAGGAGTCCTGCAGAGAAACGCACAACGCAGGCAGACAGCTGACACACAGCTTTCAGGTCAAACTCTACGATGGCTTCGGCCCTTTAAAGGCTGACAGCAGCAGTCAAAGAGCAATATAGGCTTTGAAAATCATGCTTCTTATTGGATGGTTTGCACAAAAtacccaaataaaaataaacagtattaTTTACTAATAACTTACATCTAAGACAAAATGTCAGTGCCTAATTGAAATGTacttatttcagtaaatgtaaatgtaattgaacttaaaaaatgaaaaaagtaattaaatcaTGAAAATCCACCAAAAACAAGTGACCTGCATCTCCAGAGTTTCTCATTGatattcatattttcaccacatttattgacatttgatattttttccaCTGTATTTGAGaatgttgctttattttactCAACCAACTCATTTTGTTTCACTCCCACCCAAGTGATAATGCTGCAGATACTCATTTTCTTTGGTTCCACATTTGGCGAGACTAAATATCTTCAATGttagaatgtaaaaaaaaaaaaaaaaaaagcctctctCCCTTATGATgcattgttgatttttttttttacaagatacAAGTGTTTGTGATTTCCTACCAGATTGTAAACAGATACATATTTAGCTGCTAAATATGTCATTCTGGTAAATAAATGAGACATTTACGCTCTGATATGTGATTTCTCCCTTTGCAGAGATCTTACATGAAATGTTCAAGGACTGTAGGggatttcttttgttcttgGGAACAAAAGGTTGTTGTCAAT is a window of Xiphophorus maculatus strain JP 163 A chromosome 4, X_maculatus-5.0-male, whole genome shotgun sequence DNA encoding:
- the LOC102234606 gene encoding monoacylglycerol lipase ABHD2-A-like; the protein is MSAHESDLHTISPEMPAMFDGVKLAAVATVLYIIVRCLNLKSSTAAPDLTYQDTALNRFLLKSCSQLSKEYIPPLLWGKSGHLQTALYGKLGRVSSPHPCGIRKYLPMQDGATATFDLFEPLGDHQTGDDITMVICPGIGNHSEKHYIRTFVDYAQKDGYRCAVLNHLGALPNIELTSPRMFTYGCTWEFAAMVGYIKRAYPQTQLIVVGFSLGGNIVCKFLGENRVNQERVLCCVSVCQGYSALRAQETFLQWDQFRRFYNFLMADNMKKIILSHRHSLFGESLLKKFEADLNRLYIATSLTQIDDNIMRKFHGYSSLKEYYEKESCVHYIHNVDVPLLLVNAADDPLVHDSLLAIPRTLAAKKPNVIFALTLHGGHLGFFEGDVLFPQPLTWMDKVIVGYANAMCQWEKQKAPCQATHLTGSSCVEAKA